In the Magnetospira sp. QH-2 genome, one interval contains:
- a CDS encoding ATP-binding protein, producing the protein MNDRIRIGIRGRLFSAFGVTAMATLAATVVAWVSFSRLGDALDEVVGSSVPAVTFAAELAEHGGGIIGAAPALAAAQTDTERDQAWTALVERLNGMSALLDVMPEAAGGESFSADLREDVAALRGNLKQLNTVVSQRLARAVRKEELNERLRWASADFLDEIEPMIDDTRFNIDLNLSRAATEPHASRRLPEALTRQRALFTINADGSLMAELIGRAANLPTADALRGTELYYLEIESRIDASLRVINKVPGALSLRQSIKDLQAFAHGPEGLFELRRHELGDIESEGKLLNRNQSLLLRLDRSISQRVAAENHAALQAAERSQDAIRQGRLWLAISAFVSVFVAVPVVWLYVGEGLVARIRRLDASMRIIAEGDLSADVPVSGTDEIGDMANSLRTFRDTLSVTQAELVQAAKLAALGQLTAGISHEINQPLAAIRHYTRNTGLLVDKGRTEEARENLDRITHLVEKSNRIIGSLRDLARKPKRDLRPTDMVKVIEDVLTLLERRVWENKVEIDTRIDDDCRYVLAGQVRLEQVVLNLVNNAIDAMQNEPVRRLIISAQPVDEWIDFRVRDTGSGIPETEITKIFDPFFTTKQVGEGLGLGLSVSYNIVRDFGGSLRVESVEDHGATFWIRLKRASQAGDGE; encoded by the coding sequence ATGAACGACCGAATTCGGATCGGAATCAGAGGTCGCCTGTTCTCCGCCTTTGGGGTGACCGCCATGGCGACTCTCGCCGCCACCGTCGTTGCCTGGGTGTCCTTTTCCAGATTGGGGGACGCGTTGGATGAGGTGGTTGGCAGCAGCGTGCCGGCGGTGACGTTTGCCGCCGAGTTGGCGGAGCATGGTGGAGGAATTATCGGTGCCGCGCCAGCCTTGGCCGCCGCCCAAACCGACACGGAGCGCGATCAGGCCTGGACGGCGCTGGTCGAACGCCTAAACGGCATGTCCGCCCTTTTGGATGTCATGCCCGAAGCGGCCGGAGGAGAGAGTTTTTCAGCCGACCTCAGGGAAGATGTCGCCGCCTTGCGAGGCAACTTGAAACAGCTGAACACCGTTGTCAGTCAACGCCTGGCGCGCGCGGTCCGCAAGGAAGAACTGAACGAAAGACTGCGCTGGGCATCCGCCGATTTCCTCGACGAAATCGAGCCCATGATCGACGATACGCGTTTTAACATCGATCTCAACCTGAGCCGCGCGGCTACGGAACCGCATGCCTCGCGCCGCTTACCCGAAGCCCTGACCCGGCAGCGGGCGCTGTTTACCATCAATGCCGACGGCAGTTTGATGGCGGAACTGATCGGGCGCGCGGCAAATCTGCCGACGGCGGATGCCTTGAGGGGCACGGAACTATACTACTTGGAGATCGAAAGCCGCATCGACGCAAGCTTGCGGGTGATTAACAAAGTCCCCGGCGCCCTGTCTCTTCGCCAGTCGATCAAGGATCTTCAGGCCTTTGCTCATGGTCCCGAAGGCCTGTTCGAGTTGCGCCGTCACGAGCTGGGCGACATTGAAAGCGAAGGCAAGCTATTAAATCGCAATCAGTCCCTGCTGCTCCGCCTTGATCGCTCGATTTCGCAACGGGTCGCGGCGGAGAACCATGCGGCATTGCAGGCCGCGGAACGATCACAGGACGCCATCCGCCAGGGCAGACTCTGGTTGGCCATCTCCGCCTTTGTCAGTGTGTTCGTCGCCGTGCCCGTGGTTTGGCTCTACGTGGGCGAAGGGCTGGTGGCACGCATCCGTCGCCTGGACGCCAGCATGCGCATTATTGCCGAGGGTGACCTGTCGGCCGATGTCCCGGTGAGCGGCACGGATGAAATCGGCGACATGGCCAACTCCCTGCGGACGTTCCGCGATACCTTGAGCGTCACCCAGGCGGAACTGGTTCAGGCGGCGAAGCTCGCGGCACTGGGGCAGCTTACCGCCGGTATCTCCCACGAAATCAACCAACCGCTCGCCGCCATCCGGCACTATACCCGCAATACCGGATTGCTGGTCGACAAGGGGCGTACCGAGGAAGCAAGGGAGAATCTGGACCGAATTACCCACCTGGTGGAAAAGTCCAACCGCATCATCGGCAGCCTACGCGACCTGGCACGAAAGCCGAAGAGAGATCTGCGGCCAACCGACATGGTGAAGGTGATCGAGGATGTCCTGACCCTGCTGGAGCGCCGCGTGTGGGAGAATAAAGTCGAGATTGATACGCGGATTGACGATGACTGTCGGTATGTGCTCGCTGGGCAGGTACGCCTCGAGCAGGTGGTTCTCAATCTGGTCAACAATGCTATTGATGCCATGCAAAACGAACCGGTCCGCCGCCTGATCATCTCGGCCCAGCCGGTTGATGAATGGATTGATTTCCGGGTGCGTGATACCGGCAGCGGTATCCCCGAGACCGAGATCACGAAAATATTCGACCCGTTTTTCACCACCAAGCAGGTCGGGGAAGGGCTTGGATTAGGGCTGTCGGTCTCGTACAACATCGTCAGGGACTTTGGCGGCAGCCTGCGTGTCGAGAGCGTGGAAGATCACGGCGCGACTTTTTGGATCAGGCTGAAACGAGCCTCTCAAGCAGGAGACGGTGAGTGA
- a CDS encoding sigma-54 dependent transcriptional regulator, producing MTNINRVMLIDDEEEVRFSISQTLELEGFDTETFGDSEEALRILSPDWPGIVISDLKMPRLDGLGLLARAMEMDTDLPVIILTAHGDIPVAVQAIHDGAYDFMEKTSDPEQLIGIARRAMEKRRLVMENRNLRRELDAGGELERRLIGKTPVMEKLRQTVLDLADTDVDILLLGETGTGKEVAARSLHQFGHRGRRPFVALNCGALAESVIESELFGHEAGAFTGARKRRIGKIEYAEGGTLFLDEIENMPAAMQVRLLRVLQERSLERVGGNEPIAVDIRVIAASKTDLAEAAANGSFREDLMYRLQVAQIDLPPLRRRLEDLPLLFVHFVEMAAERYRRSVPNVGEAKLRDLMAKTWPGNVRELKNAAERYVLGLGEPGQAAAETFDTERLSLGDRMVAFEKQTIVNALRAHDGRIGKTAEALGLPRKTLYLRMQKYDLNRDDFIS from the coding sequence GTGACGAACATCAACCGAGTAATGCTGATCGATGACGAGGAAGAGGTCCGTTTCTCCATTTCCCAAACACTGGAACTGGAAGGCTTTGACACGGAGACCTTTGGAGATTCCGAGGAAGCGCTCAGGATCCTGAGCCCCGACTGGCCGGGCATCGTCATTAGCGACCTGAAAATGCCCAGGTTGGACGGCCTGGGGTTGTTGGCGCGGGCCATGGAGATGGACACCGACCTGCCGGTGATCATCCTAACCGCGCATGGCGATATCCCGGTAGCGGTGCAGGCCATCCATGATGGCGCCTATGACTTCATGGAAAAGACCTCCGACCCGGAACAGTTGATCGGTATCGCGCGCCGAGCCATGGAAAAGCGCCGTCTGGTGATGGAAAACCGCAATTTGCGTCGGGAACTGGATGCGGGGGGCGAGTTGGAACGCCGATTGATCGGCAAGACACCCGTGATGGAAAAGCTGCGTCAGACTGTTCTCGACCTGGCGGACACGGATGTGGATATCCTGTTGCTTGGAGAAACGGGAACCGGCAAGGAAGTCGCCGCACGCAGCCTGCATCAGTTCGGTCACAGAGGTCGGCGACCGTTCGTTGCCCTCAACTGCGGTGCGCTGGCGGAAAGCGTCATCGAAAGTGAACTATTCGGCCATGAGGCCGGGGCCTTCACCGGAGCACGGAAACGGCGAATCGGCAAGATCGAGTATGCCGAGGGTGGGACCTTGTTCCTTGATGAGATCGAAAACATGCCCGCCGCCATGCAGGTGCGGTTGCTCCGTGTTCTGCAGGAACGGAGCCTGGAACGGGTCGGTGGGAACGAACCGATTGCCGTTGATATTCGGGTCATCGCCGCCAGCAAGACCGATCTCGCAGAGGCCGCCGCGAACGGCTCATTCAGAGAGGATCTGATGTACCGCCTACAGGTGGCGCAAATCGACCTACCGCCTTTGCGTCGGCGCCTGGAAGACCTGCCGCTGCTTTTCGTTCATTTCGTCGAGATGGCGGCCGAGCGGTACCGGCGGTCCGTTCCCAATGTCGGCGAAGCGAAACTGCGGGACCTGATGGCCAAGACCTGGCCCGGCAATGTGCGGGAACTGAAGAATGCGGCCGAACGCTACGTGCTCGGGCTCGGTGAACCGGGACAGGCCGCCGCGGAGACCTTCGATACGGAACGGCTATCGCTTGGCGATCGGATGGTCGCCTTTGAAAAACAAACCATTGTCAACGCTTTGCGCGCCCATGACGGCAGAATCGGCAAAACCGCCGAAGCGCTGGGATTGCCTCGCAAGACTCTCTACCTTCGTATGCAGAAGTACGATTTGAACCGGGACGACTTCATCTCCTGA
- a CDS encoding ABC transporter substrate-binding protein — protein MNRFIKLGTVAAFAVAMASSGALAAQGTLTVVTSFPKDLTSVFKSAFEKKNPGLTIEVLNKKTSAGIKYLQETAGSNSSDLFWASAPDAFEVLKGDSLLTKYTPMAKGIPDKVGAFPINDPEGYYMGFAASGYGIMWNTRYTKAKKLPVATEWADLKKPIYHGHVGMSAPSRSGTTHLTVETVIQGLGWEAGWAEWKEMAGNFKTVTERSFGVPDGVNSGQFGIGIVIDFFGLSSKGSGFPVDFAYPKVTTLVPANIGIVKSAPNQAAAEEFIEFLLSPEGQELLLDPKIRRLPVNPETYARAPKGFPNPFKDASIGAAVKFDLQLSKNRYNVVNSLFDVMITYRMDDLRAATKAIQEAEAALAGKTNPAVAKMIAEAKALVAKVPVDEATAGKKEFSSIFKKKRKKATDKVTGRQAEIEQEWDTMVKANYAAAKELAEKAKSML, from the coding sequence ATGAATAGATTTATCAAACTTGGAACAGTCGCGGCCTTTGCCGTAGCCATGGCATCGAGCGGCGCCCTCGCCGCACAAGGCACCTTGACCGTCGTGACATCGTTCCCCAAGGATCTGACTTCGGTGTTCAAGTCGGCCTTTGAAAAGAAGAACCCCGGCTTGACCATCGAGGTTCTCAACAAGAAAACTTCCGCCGGTATCAAGTATCTTCAGGAAACCGCTGGCAGCAACAGCTCGGACCTGTTCTGGGCCTCCGCACCGGACGCATTCGAGGTGCTCAAGGGCGACAGCCTGCTGACCAAGTACACGCCCATGGCCAAGGGGATTCCCGACAAGGTCGGCGCTTTCCCGATCAATGATCCGGAAGGCTATTACATGGGCTTTGCCGCCTCTGGCTACGGCATTATGTGGAATACCCGCTATACCAAAGCCAAGAAGCTGCCGGTGGCCACCGAATGGGCGGATCTGAAAAAGCCCATCTATCATGGCCATGTGGGCATGAGTGCGCCGTCGCGATCCGGCACCACCCACCTGACCGTCGAGACGGTGATCCAGGGACTGGGCTGGGAGGCCGGTTGGGCTGAATGGAAGGAAATGGCCGGTAACTTCAAGACCGTTACCGAACGCAGTTTCGGCGTGCCGGACGGTGTTAACAGCGGTCAGTTCGGTATCGGTATCGTCATCGACTTCTTCGGCTTGTCGTCCAAGGGATCGGGTTTCCCGGTCGACTTCGCCTATCCGAAGGTCACCACCTTGGTGCCGGCCAATATCGGCATCGTCAAGAGCGCGCCAAACCAGGCCGCGGCCGAGGAATTCATCGAGTTCCTGTTGTCGCCCGAAGGTCAGGAACTGCTGCTTGATCCGAAAATCCGTCGTCTGCCGGTCAATCCGGAAACCTATGCCCGGGCGCCGAAGGGCTTCCCAAATCCGTTCAAGGACGCGTCCATCGGAGCAGCGGTAAAGTTCGACCTGCAACTGTCGAAGAACCGCTACAACGTGGTCAACTCGCTGTTCGACGTGATGATCACCTATCGCATGGATGACCTGCGGGCCGCCACCAAGGCCATCCAGGAAGCCGAAGCAGCGCTGGCCGGCAAGACCAATCCAGCGGTCGCCAAAATGATCGCCGAAGCCAAGGCCCTGGTCGCCAAAGTGCCGGTCGACGAAGCAACCGCTGGCAAGAAGGAGTTCAGCTCGATCTTCAAGAAAAAGCGCAAGAAGGCCACCGACAAGGTGACCGGTCGCCAAGCCGAGATCGAACAAGAATGGGATACCATGGTCAAGGCCAATTACGCCGCCGCCAAGGAACTGGCCGAAAAAGCCAAGTCCATGCTGTAA
- a CDS encoding iron ABC transporter permease, with protein sequence MSFQLSSSQRGPAAVGLLIALFLLLFLVVPVGKVIFVAFQDPATGEATIINFVDFFRNSLFRESFFNSFYVAAMSVVIASFISMPLAYFTTRFNFGGTALIQTLGIIPLIMPPFVGAVAMQLLFGANGSVNLLLDEWFGFTIPFMEGLNGVIFVESIHYFPFILINLSAALSNIDRSMEESAQNLGSNGIRLFRRIVFPLAMPGYVAGAALVFIKVFDDLGTPLLLNVNTMLAPQAYLRVSSIGISDPMGYVISVILVVFSLLSLWVSLLALRGKDYAAVQKGGGGLMKRDLKPWEKAGCYAVVIFILLLVLSPHFGLLLLSFGTIWSYAVLPDAFTIDHYLTVFQTATLYINNTLLYAGLAALFDVILATAIAYVVWRTDLVGRKWLDYGATAALAVPGVVIGIGYLRTFHSVDVPLIDEPLASWWVIIVIAMTIRRLPYALRACVAAIQQISVMLEEAAENLGATKGRTVWRIVIPLMSGGILAGFVTSFATASVELSATIMLVARETDAPLAYGIYEFMQSAAGRGPGAALGIIAVLFVGIGTYISHMIIERGKKSREPKSIVAEETQ encoded by the coding sequence ATGTCATTTCAGCTTTCGTCAAGCCAAAGAGGGCCCGCCGCCGTCGGCCTGCTCATCGCGTTGTTCCTGCTTTTGTTCCTGGTGGTTCCCGTCGGCAAGGTGATCTTCGTCGCCTTTCAAGACCCGGCGACCGGCGAAGCGACGATCATCAATTTTGTCGATTTCTTTCGCAATTCCCTGTTTCGGGAATCATTCTTTAATTCTTTCTACGTGGCGGCCATGTCGGTGGTCATCGCGTCATTCATTTCCATGCCGCTGGCCTATTTTACCACCCGGTTTAATTTTGGTGGTACGGCGCTGATCCAAACTCTGGGGATCATCCCGTTGATCATGCCGCCGTTTGTCGGCGCCGTGGCCATGCAGTTGTTGTTTGGCGCCAATGGGTCGGTCAACCTGCTGCTTGATGAATGGTTCGGGTTTACCATTCCGTTCATGGAGGGATTGAACGGGGTGATCTTTGTCGAGAGCATTCACTATTTCCCGTTCATCCTGATCAACCTGTCGGCGGCCTTGTCCAACATTGACAGGTCCATGGAAGAATCGGCACAAAATCTCGGTTCCAACGGCATCCGCCTGTTCCGGCGCATCGTCTTCCCATTGGCTATGCCGGGCTACGTGGCCGGCGCGGCCTTGGTCTTCATTAAGGTGTTTGATGACCTGGGGACGCCCTTGCTGCTCAACGTCAATACCATGCTCGCTCCACAGGCCTATCTGCGGGTGTCGTCCATCGGCATCTCCGACCCCATGGGCTATGTCATCTCGGTGATCCTGGTGGTGTTCTCCTTGTTGTCATTGTGGGTATCTCTATTGGCCTTGCGAGGCAAGGACTACGCCGCCGTGCAAAAGGGCGGTGGCGGTCTGATGAAGCGTGACTTGAAACCTTGGGAAAAAGCCGGGTGCTACGCGGTAGTGATCTTCATTCTGCTGCTGGTCCTGTCACCGCATTTCGGCCTCTTGCTGCTGTCGTTCGGCACCATCTGGTCTTATGCCGTTCTGCCCGATGCCTTTACCATCGATCACTACCTGACTGTTTTTCAGACCGCCACCTTGTACATCAACAACACTCTGCTTTATGCCGGGTTGGCGGCGTTGTTCGATGTGATCCTGGCCACGGCCATCGCCTATGTGGTCTGGCGGACCGATCTGGTCGGACGCAAATGGCTCGATTACGGAGCAACGGCGGCGCTGGCGGTGCCGGGCGTGGTCATTGGCATCGGCTACCTGCGCACCTTCCACAGCGTCGACGTGCCATTGATTGACGAGCCGCTGGCTTCTTGGTGGGTCATCATCGTCATCGCCATGACCATCCGGCGCCTGCCCTATGCCCTGCGTGCCTGCGTCGCCGCCATCCAGCAAATCAGCGTCATGCTGGAGGAGGCGGCGGAAAATCTGGGTGCCACAAAGGGGCGCACCGTTTGGCGGATCGTAATTCCCTTGATGTCGGGCGGCATTCTGGCCGGTTTCGTCACCAGCTTCGCCACCGCATCGGTTGAGCTGTCGGCGACCATCATGCTGGTCGCGCGCGAGACGGATGCACCGCTGGCCTATGGCATCTACGAATTCATGCAAAGTGCCGCCGGGCGCGGTCCGGGGGCGGCCCTGGGGATTATTGCCGTGTTGTTCGTCGGCATCGGCACCTACATTTCCCACATGATCATCGAACGCGGCAAAAAATCCCGTGAACCGAAATCCATTGTCGCCGAGGAGACCCAATGA
- a CDS encoding ABC transporter ATP-binding protein: MMMTNAHEPAGVVIEDLNLSFGDTHVLKGVDLTISQGEFFAFLGPSGSGKSTLLRAIAGFGPTPSGRILIQGRDIAKLPPWKRDVGMVFQNYALWPHMTVRRNVAFGLEERRIARAEINSRVDRALDMVGLRDLADRRPSQLSGGQQQRIALARTIVVEPKVLLLDEPLSNLDANLRVQMRRDIRELQQKLELTTIFVTHDQEEANTTSDRMAVLDQGVIQQVGSPVQLYDNPANLFVAKFLGTANIIKGSVNQEGEALIFKTDKGMSIPLNQGTGKGRSIVFRPQNVDVQAEGSEVNDTYARIAGTVHHMEFLGSIIRYGVDVNDDMILIDHPHKLGEEVFGIGDNVDLLIDRESILVLSA; encoded by the coding sequence ATGATGATGACGAATGCTCATGAACCCGCCGGCGTGGTCATCGAAGACCTCAATCTGTCGTTCGGTGACACCCATGTTCTCAAGGGCGTCGACCTGACCATCAGCCAGGGCGAATTCTTTGCCTTCCTCGGCCCCTCCGGCTCTGGCAAATCAACCCTGCTGCGAGCCATCGCCGGTTTCGGACCAACGCCTTCGGGGCGGATCCTCATACAAGGCAGGGATATCGCCAAGCTGCCACCGTGGAAGCGGGATGTCGGCATGGTGTTCCAGAACTACGCCCTGTGGCCGCACATGACCGTGCGCAGGAATGTCGCATTCGGCTTGGAGGAACGCAGAATAGCGCGGGCAGAAATCAATAGCCGCGTTGATAGGGCGTTGGACATGGTTGGCCTCCGCGATTTGGCGGATCGTCGTCCATCGCAGCTTTCCGGTGGCCAGCAACAGCGTATCGCTCTGGCCCGCACCATTGTGGTCGAACCCAAAGTGCTGCTGCTCGACGAACCGCTGTCGAACCTGGACGCCAACCTGCGCGTCCAGATGCGCCGCGACATCCGTGAACTACAGCAGAAGCTGGAGCTGACCACGATTTTCGTTACCCATGATCAGGAGGAGGCAAATACCACATCCGATCGCATGGCGGTGCTGGACCAGGGCGTCATCCAACAGGTTGGAAGCCCGGTGCAGCTATACGACAATCCGGCCAATCTATTTGTCGCCAAATTCCTCGGTACGGCCAACATCATCAAGGGCAGCGTCAACCAGGAAGGTGAGGCCCTGATATTCAAGACGGACAAGGGTATGTCCATTCCGTTGAACCAGGGGACGGGAAAAGGCCGGTCCATCGTATTCAGGCCACAGAATGTCGATGTTCAGGCCGAAGGCAGTGAGGTCAACGATACCTATGCAAGAATAGCCGGGACAGTCCACCATATGGAATTTCTCGGGTCGATCATCCGATACGGCGTCGATGTCAACGACGATATGATCCTGATCGACCATCCCCACAAGCTGGGCGAGGAGGTCTTTGGCATTGGGGACAACGTCGATTTGTTGATCGACCGAGAGAGCATACTCGTCCTCTCCGCATAA
- a CDS encoding L-serine ammonia-lyase yields MFLSVFDIFKIGVGPSSSHTMGPMTAAARFVEALRDGVPEQPVRIACSLHGSLAFTGKGHGTDRAVILGLSGLSPDTIDPETAEQRVNEVRTSKTVAPPGLPVLAFDPKVDLIFDHGPALSGHPNGLILRAFADDGGACLEEIFYSIGGGFVVTELELTTQNRDINTLRQAKEADRYPYPFGSAAEMLEMGRESGLTVAAMKRANEQVSLGEAALNDRLDGIRRAMDACIQRGLRLEGNLPGGLHVKRRAKAIRDQLEAEKMSNSTLPHVANDWLAVYAMAVNEENAAGGRVVTAPTNGAAGVIPAVLRYCLGHCPGVPHEAAHDFLLVAAAIGGLIKFNASISGAEVGCQGEVGSAAAMAAAGFCAAMGGSNEQVENAAEIALEHHLGMTCDPVNGLVQVPCIERNGLGAIKAVSAASLALRGDGTHFMPLDHCIEAMRQTGLEMNSKYKETSTGGLAVNVPAC; encoded by the coding sequence ATGTTCCTCAGCGTCTTCGACATCTTTAAGATCGGCGTTGGACCGTCCAGTTCCCACACCATGGGACCAATGACTGCCGCTGCAAGGTTTGTCGAAGCACTCCGCGATGGGGTTCCCGAACAACCGGTTCGGATCGCCTGCTCCCTGCATGGGTCGCTTGCCTTCACCGGCAAGGGGCATGGCACCGATAGGGCGGTCATCCTGGGCCTTAGCGGTCTGAGCCCGGATACCATCGATCCGGAAACAGCGGAACAACGGGTCAATGAAGTACGCACATCCAAAACCGTCGCGCCGCCCGGACTCCCAGTTTTGGCCTTCGATCCAAAGGTGGATCTGATATTCGATCATGGACCGGCTTTGTCGGGCCACCCTAACGGTTTGATCCTGAGGGCCTTTGCCGACGATGGGGGGGCGTGCCTGGAAGAGATTTTTTATTCAATCGGCGGAGGATTTGTCGTCACCGAGTTGGAGTTGACGACACAAAACCGGGACATCAACACCCTCCGCCAGGCCAAGGAGGCAGATCGCTATCCCTATCCGTTCGGATCGGCGGCAGAAATGTTGGAGATGGGCCGTGAGTCCGGTTTGACTGTCGCCGCCATGAAGCGGGCCAACGAACAGGTGTCCTTGGGTGAAGCCGCATTGAACGACCGGCTCGACGGTATCCGGCGGGCGATGGATGCCTGCATACAGCGCGGTCTGCGCCTGGAGGGCAACCTGCCTGGCGGCCTGCATGTGAAACGTCGCGCCAAGGCAATCCGCGATCAGCTGGAAGCCGAGAAAATGAGCAACAGCACCTTGCCGCACGTGGCCAACGATTGGCTTGCCGTCTACGCCATGGCCGTGAACGAGGAAAACGCGGCGGGTGGACGGGTGGTCACGGCGCCCACCAATGGCGCGGCCGGGGTCATACCCGCGGTGCTTCGGTACTGCCTCGGCCACTGTCCAGGTGTCCCCCATGAGGCGGCCCATGACTTCTTGTTGGTGGCGGCGGCCATCGGTGGCCTGATCAAGTTTAACGCGTCGATTTCCGGGGCCGAGGTCGGCTGCCAGGGGGAAGTGGGATCAGCGGCGGCCATGGCGGCGGCCGGCTTCTGCGCGGCGATGGGCGGGTCCAACGAGCAGGTGGAAAATGCCGCCGAGATTGCCCTCGAACATCATCTCGGCATGACCTGTGACCCGGTCAACGGGCTGGTTCAGGTCCCCTGTATCGAGCGCAACGGGCTCGGGGCCATCAAGGCGGTATCGGCCGCCTCTCTCGCCCTGCGTGGCGATGGCACACACTTCATGCCGCTTGACCACTGCATCGAGGCAATGCGCCAGACGGGGCTGGAAATGAACAGCAAATACAAGGAAACCTCGACAGGCGGCTTGGCGGTCAATGTGCCAGCCTGTTAA
- a CDS encoding caspase family protein, which produces MSKWLCLGVAALVLGLVFEARAEHDESIAVIIGNKDYTSDRIPDAAYAHNDAEAFKGYLIDVLDFQESNIIDLRDATQAQTEEILGNHRHHEGTLWQYVRPRRSHVILYFSGQGLMGDEGRQGYLLPIDSSPRNPAINGYPLDILLNNLAKLKARSVTIYIEASFSGDSGGGRWTGNNHPPPSYPWQQVLPAGVVVISAAERDQAANWDDQADLGLFTNHLLSALYGMADTSGYGNQDRVIKASEVKAYLDDKMTYDARRRFGRKQEAVLLGDEGAVVSSSAPDNPQSRPKTRRPARIIHRTGTRHEPAPQRHEQKAYEAAKLKERTCATLRKQKVDFDKKHGNCVFLPPTLNPAQTRKNLDACWNEWGNKSSAVAKELQRNGC; this is translated from the coding sequence TTGAGCAAATGGTTGTGTCTCGGTGTGGCGGCGCTGGTTCTTGGGCTGGTGTTCGAAGCTCGTGCCGAGCACGATGAATCGATCGCGGTCATCATCGGCAACAAGGACTATACCAGCGATCGCATTCCCGATGCCGCCTATGCCCATAATGATGCCGAGGCTTTCAAAGGCTACCTGATCGACGTTCTGGATTTTCAGGAAAGCAATATTATCGATTTGCGCGATGCTACTCAGGCGCAAACCGAAGAAATCCTGGGCAACCATCGCCACCACGAAGGGACATTGTGGCAATATGTCCGTCCGAGGCGTTCCCATGTCATTCTGTACTTTTCGGGACAAGGGCTGATGGGGGACGAGGGTCGGCAGGGGTACCTGCTTCCCATTGACTCCTCTCCTCGGAATCCGGCAATCAACGGCTATCCGCTCGACATCTTGCTAAATAATCTTGCGAAATTGAAGGCTCGCTCGGTCACGATCTACATTGAAGCGAGTTTCTCGGGCGACTCCGGCGGTGGCAGATGGACCGGCAATAACCACCCTCCCCCCTCTTATCCGTGGCAACAGGTTTTACCGGCTGGGGTGGTCGTGATCTCCGCTGCGGAGCGGGACCAAGCCGCGAACTGGGATGATCAGGCTGACCTCGGACTCTTCACCAACCACCTCCTTAGCGCGCTGTACGGGATGGCGGATACGTCCGGATACGGAAACCAAGACCGCGTCATCAAGGCCTCTGAGGTAAAAGCCTATCTGGACGACAAGATGACCTACGACGCGCGTCGTAGGTTTGGTCGAAAGCAGGAGGCCGTCTTGCTTGGCGATGAAGGGGCGGTGGTCTCCTCATCCGCGCCGGATAATCCGCAATCAAGACCGAAAACCCGCCGACCGGCCCGCATCATTCATCGAACCGGTACCCGGCATGAACCGGCACCCCAACGCCATGAGCAAAAAGCCTATGAAGCGGCAAAGCTGAAAGAGCGGACCTGTGCAACCTTGAGGAAGCAGAAGGTGGATTTCGACAAAAAGCATGGCAACTGCGTGTTCTTGCCGCCGACCCTGAATCCCGCGCAAACGCGTAAAAACCTTGATGCCTGCTGGAATGAATGGGGGAACAAATCCAGTGCCGTGGCGAAAGAGCTTCAGCGCAATGGTTGTTGA
- a CDS encoding helix-turn-helix domain-containing protein encodes MPPASAPAKTISHYALYGEREAEDDPEFIHIEDIRTRSRLYDWTITPHAHPRMYQFVYLVAGSAEVWLDQELHLAEAPCAVGIPGGVVHAFTFQPETVGWVLTVSELLLIDARYRRSRKLFDPLTREPIVLAFDDNPDEAAVIETMLEQMQGEFSWPQLGRGFMCDWLIRIVLMTARRQLDRQAPQPEKVGQRRELYGRFRQLVEEHYRNHWPISAYAEALNLSQARLNRLCKSFADKGAGDLVQDRLALEAQRHLIYTSVTVEMIAYELGFQDPGYFSRFFKRRTGMAPGRFRAAKMAEPFPH; translated from the coding sequence ATGCCCCCCGCCAGTGCCCCCGCCAAAACCATCAGCCACTACGCTCTTTATGGTGAGCGGGAGGCTGAGGATGATCCGGAATTCATCCATATCGAGGATATCCGCACCCGATCCCGCCTGTATGATTGGACCATTACACCGCATGCCCACCCGCGCATGTATCAATTCGTCTACCTAGTGGCCGGGTCGGCGGAGGTGTGGCTGGATCAGGAACTGCATCTGGCCGAAGCCCCTTGTGCCGTGGGCATTCCCGGCGGCGTGGTCCATGCTTTCACCTTTCAGCCAGAAACCGTCGGCTGGGTACTGACCGTGTCGGAACTGCTGTTGATCGATGCCCGCTACCGTCGCAGCCGCAAGTTGTTCGACCCCTTGACCCGTGAGCCCATAGTGTTGGCGTTCGATGACAATCCGGACGAGGCCGCCGTCATCGAGACCATGCTTGAGCAGATGCAGGGCGAATTCAGTTGGCCGCAGTTGGGGCGGGGATTCATGTGTGACTGGCTGATCCGCATTGTCTTGATGACCGCGCGCCGACAGTTGGACCGGCAGGCCCCGCAACCGGAGAAGGTGGGCCAACGGCGCGAGCTTTATGGACGCTTCCGGCAGTTGGTTGAAGAGCACTACCGGAATCATTGGCCCATCAGCGCCTATGCCGAGGCCCTTAACCTTAGTCAGGCGAGGCTCAATCGATTGTGCAAATCCTTCGCCGACAAAGGAGCCGGAGACCTGGTCCAGGATCGCTTGGCCCTGGAGGCTCAACGCCACCTGATCTATACCTCGGTGACCGTGGAGATGATCGCCTACGAACTGGGGTTCCAGGACCCGGGATACTTCTCACGCTTTTTCAAAAGACGTACGGGCATGGCCCCGGGCCGCTTCCGCGCCGCCAAAATGGCCGAGCCGTTTCCCCATTGA